NNNNNNNNNNNNNNNNNNNNNNNNNNNNNNNNNNNNNNNNNNNNNNNNNNNNNNNNNNNNNNNNNNNNNNNNNNNNNNNNNNNNNNNNNNNNNNNNNNNNNNNNNNNNNNNNNNNNNNNNNNNNNNNNNNNNNNNNNNNNNNNNNNNNNNNNNNNNNNNNNNNNNNNNNNNNNNNNNNNNNNNNNNNNNNNNNNNNNNNNNNNNNNNNNNNNNNNNNNNNNNNNNNNNNNNNNNNNNNNNNNNNNNNNNNNNNNNNNNNNNNNNNNNNNNNNNNNNNNNNNNNNNNNNNNNNNNNNNNNNNNNNNNNNNNNNNNNNNNNNNNNNNNNNNNNNNNNNNNNNNNNNNNNNNNNNNNNNNNNNNNNNNNNNNNNNNNNNNNNNNNNNNNNNNNNNNNNNNNNNNNNNNNNNNNNNNNNNNNNNNNNNNNNNNNNNNNNNNNNNNNNNNNNNNNNNNNNNNNNNNNNNNNNNNNNNNNNNNNNNNNNNNNNNNNNNNNNNNNNNNNNNNNNNNNNNNNNNNNNNNNNNNNNNNNNNNNNNNNNNNNNNNNNNNNNNNNNNNNNNNNNNNNNNNNNNNNNNNNNNNNNNNNNNNNNNNNNNNNNNNNNNNNNNNNNNNNNNNNNNNNNNNNNNNNNNNNNNNNNNNNNNNNNNNNNNNNNNNNNNNNNNNNNNNNNNNNNNNNNNNNNNNNNNNNNNNNNNNNNNNNNNNNNNNNNNNNNNNNNNNNNNNNNNNNNNNNNNNNNNNNNNNNNNNNNNNNNNNNNNNNNNNNNNNNNNNNNNNNNNNNNNNNNNNNNNNNNNNNNNNNNNNNNNNNNNNNNNNNNNNNNNNNNNNNNNNNNNNNNNNNNNNNNNNNNNNNNNNNNNNNNNNNNNNNNNNNNNNNNNNNNNNNNNNNNNNNNNNNNNNNNNNNNNNNNNNNNNNNNNNNNNNNNNNNNNNNNNNNNNNNNNNNNNNNNNNNNNNNNNNNNNNNNNNNNNNNNNNNNNNNNNNNNNNNNNNNNNNNNNNNNNNNNNNNNNNNNNNNNNNNNNNNNNNNNNNNNNNNNNNNNNNNNNNNNNNNNNNNNNNNNNNNNNNNNNNNNNNNNNNNNNNNNNNNNNNNNNNNNNNNNNNNNNNNNNNNNNNNNNNNNNNNNNNNNNNNNNNNNNNNNNNNNNNNNNNNNNNNNNNNNNNNNNNNNNNNNNNNNNNNNNNNNNNNNNNNNNNNNNNNNNNNNNNNNNNNNNNNNNNNNNNNNNNNNNNNNNNNNNNNNNNNNNNNNNNNNNNNNNNNNNNNNNNNNNNNNNNNNNNNNNNNNNNNNNNNNNNNNNNNNNNNNNNNNNNNNNNNNNNNNNNNNNNNNNNNNNNNNNNNNNNNNNNNNNNNNNNNNNNNNNNNNNNNNNNNNNNNNNNNNNNNNNNNNNNNNNNNNNNNNNNNNNNNNNNNNNNNNNNNNNNNNNNNNNNNNNNNNNNNNNNNNNNNNNNNNNNNNNNNNNNNNNNNNNNNNNNNNNNNNNNNNNNNNNNNNNNNNNNNNNNNNNNNNNNNNNNNNNNNNNNNNNNNNNNNNNNNNNNNNNNNNNNNNNNNNNNNNNNNNNNNNNNNNNNNNNNNNNNNNNNNNNNNNNNNNNNNNNNNNNNNNNNNNNNNNNNNNNNNNNNNNNNNNNNNNNNNNNNNNNNNNNNNNNNNNNNNNNNNNNNNNNNNNNNNNNNNNNNNNNNNNNNNNNNNNNNNNNNNNNNNNNNNNNNNNNNNNNNNNNNNNNNNNNNNNNNNNNNNNNNNNNNNNNNNNNNNNNNNNNNNNNNNNNNNNNNNNNNNNNNNNNNNNNNNNNNNNNNNNNNNNNNNNNNNNNttttttttattttaaaatttgaaaaattaagataataattttttttataacagaattttttttaattagttgaCTTTAATTAACTACACTCCTAATTAGTTTCTTAAGAGAATCGTTTTCAAAGCAGAAGTCTGAAGTggaaaatttagaaatagaaattTGGTTTTATTTCTGGCCAATAGAGATATCCGTACTTAGTTGGGTCCTGTCCTCTTGGATTTTACGTACCTATCCTATATACATATAATACCATTTCGTTATGGTCAAGATTAAAGAATCTAGCTANATCCTTACACATATAaacatttttaattaataatcttAATATGCgttcttatttttcaaattaaaagtTTCGGTTTCAGCGTTTTTTCCCCTTCGTTTATGGTCCGAATATGCAATTTCATAATCATAAGTTGTAAAGAGAAATCAAACGGGCTTTTATATTCAGATTTGGGCCATGACCTTCTATTTGTTCCGCTGTCTCTGGGTTTAGTTTGGACTTTGGTGGATTGGTCAAGCAAGTTCATGATGATGTAGTTTCGCTttcatgtattttatatttttatattttttgaaattgaatatgtataaataagagaaaaggacaaTTTAGTCCCTCACCTTTTAACCCGAaaacattttcgtccctgagcattgaaaaatacatttaaatccctGACGTTCCTTAAAATAAGATCGATCCGTCCCTCCGTCCATGAGCCACCCTCAGAGCGGACGGAAAACGCTGAGTTGGCTTCCCCTATGCTGACCTGACTCATCGGTGTTCCCACGTGACAAATAAGTGGGATGGATGTTTTGAAAACGGGACACATTAGTCCCTCTAacacaaaacgacgtcgttctgCTCTGGACACATTAGTCCCTGGACACATTAGCTTCTCTACAGGACCTTCCGCAATGTTGTACTTGGAACACCATTCTTTCACCTTGGTTCTCAACTCCTCCCAAAGAGGCAAGCATCTACCAATCAGTGGTCGCTCAGCTTCAATGTCCTGAATCATTCCTCTTATGACCTTCACAATGGAATAAACGGCTTCTAACTCATTCCAAAAACCCTCGTTGTTAAAATCCTTGATTAAACTAATGAACCCCTGAAGCTGACAAGAAGTATTTACCATCCAATGGTTCTGAGCCTCCAAGTTCCTCAAAGCCTTGGCCTTGAACTTGTCTGCAACAATCCCAACACACCTTTGAACAACACTTCCACTGGCACCAGTCACAGTCTCCCACAGAACCTCCTCAGCATAACTGGAAGACACAACTCCACCAGTGAACAAAGCCTTCTGGAACACACTAGTACCATTGGGAAGATTCACCACAAACTTCACCAAATTCTCACCACCACAACACAAACTATACCAATTCATATTCTTCCAACCATCACTAGCCACCTGAAAGAACATGGCATCCCTTATCTTGGCCTCAGACTCAGCCTTGGCCTCACTGAACTTAGCATCAAGCCTTGGACCTGAGATTTCACGCCTCAAAGTATTTGTTGCAGGCAAACCAACCTGGCTTAGAAAAGCCTGAAACTTTCTGTGCTCAATTGTGGCCAGAGACACAGAACCACAAGTCTCACACAACCAATCAGAGAGCAACTCAAGGGCAGAGTTGACCTGCTCCTTACTCAAAGCAGGACCAGGTGAGGTCTTAgggctcttgagcttcttcacacTGTCCTCAAACATAGCCAAAGCACACAAATCTTCCTTCCCACCAGACAGCACTAaatgctgctgctgctgatgatgCTGATGCTGATTATGATGATGGTGCTGGTTCACAGAGTTACCATGCACCTGAGTGTACCCAATTTCACCACCAAAAGGACCAAACTTTGAAGACTCCACCATTGCCAAGGCATGATTTTGATAAGGAACAGGTGATGCAGGTGAAGCCCTCTTCCTGCTATTGTTGCTATGGTTCGAACCGGTGTTGACCACTGAGATTGGAAGCGGAGAAGGAACCGAACCGGGCCTCAATCCTGTGCTGAAATTGGGACACGTGCCCCTCTTGAGATGCTCGGAAGCTGTTCTTGAAGGGTTGGAAGCAGAGAAAACAGAGTCACACAGAGAACACTTGAGTTTCACCGATTTGGGGGCGCCGGAATCGGGGTTCCGAACAAGAATGGGTTCGAGATGGGTCCAGTACCAAGCACCCTTCCCCTTTATGGCTTTGGTTCGAACCGTGATGAGTGCGTCGAACCGTTTTGTGAGGGCTTTGGCGGCGATGTCGTCAGGGGAAGGAAGAGGGTCGGTGGAGTTGGTGGAGTTTGTGGAAGCCATTGTTGGTGTTGGTGTGAAAAGGGTATCTGAATTTTGTTCCAAAATGGGGTCTTTGAGGTGAAGGGTCAGAACAGGGTGGTTGTTATGGTGGTTGGGGGTGGTGGTGAGGGTGGTGGCGTCACCATTGGGGTGGTGGCAGTGAGTCTCGTTTTGGGGCATTTAGCCATAAAGGGTCATCACCCACTGCCACTTATGCTGAATTGGAATGTTATTAATGGAAGCATAAAAAGAAGACgactaagtgtttgatgaattgtcccagagaaaaacaagaagaaaaagaggaggaacaagaagaagatggaagaggTTTTAAGAGAGTGTGATTGTGTTTGTGATTGTGAGAGTGTGAGTGAGTGAGAGTGTGTGAATATCCTTACACATATAaacatttttaattaataatcttAATATGCgttcttatttttcaaattaaaagtTTCGGTTTCAGCGTTTTTTCCCCTTCGTTTATGGTCCGAATATGCAATTTCATAATCATAAGTTGTAAAGAGAAATCAAACGGGCTTTTATATTCAGATTTGGGCCATGACCTTCTATTTGTTCCGCTGTCTCTGGGTTTAGTTTGGACTTTGGTGGATTGGTCAAGCAAGTTCATGATGATGTAGTTTCGCTttcatgtattttatatttttatattttttgaaattgaatatgtataaataagagaaaaggacaaTTTAGTCCCTCACCTTTTAACCCGAaaacattttcgtccctgagcattgaaaaatacatttaaatccctGACGTTCCTTAAAATAAGACCGATCCGTCCCTCCGTCCATGAGCCACCCTCAGAGCAGACGGAAAACGCTGAGTTGGCTTCCCCTATGCTGACCTGACTCATCGGTGTTCCCACGTGGCAAATAAGTGGGATGGATGTTTTGAAAACGGGACACATTAGTCCCTCTAacacaaaacgacgtcgttctgCTCTGGACACATTAGTCCCTGGACACATTAGTTTCTCTACAGGACCTTCCGCAATGTTGTACTTGGAACACCATTCTTTCACCTTGGTTCTCAACTCCTCCCAAAGAGGCAAGCATCTACCAATCAGTGGTCGCTCAGCTTCAATGTCCTGAATCATTCCTCTTATGACCTTCACAATGGAATAAACGGCTTCTAACTCATTCCAAAAGC
The DNA window shown above is from Arachis ipaensis cultivar K30076 chromosome B08, Araip1.1, whole genome shotgun sequence and carries:
- the LOC107610304 gene encoding uncharacterized protein LOC107610304, whose protein sequence is MSPSVHEPPSGRTENAELAPPMLTWLIGVPTWQVSEMEVLKTGHISPSNTKRRRSALGTLVPQTQEGLEELELHTALPWSYTHPNGDATTLTTTPNHHNNHPVLTLHLKDPILEQNSDTLFTPTPTMASTNSTNSTDPLPSPDDIAAKALTKRFDALITVRTKAIKGKGAWYWTHLEPILVRNPDSGAPKSVKLKCSLCDSVFSASNPSRTASEHLKRGTCPNFSTGLRPGSVPSPLPISVVNTGSNHSNNSRKRASPASPVPYQNHALAMVESSKFGPFGGEIGYTQVHGNSVNQHHHHNQHQHHQQQQHLVLSGGKEDLCALAMFEDSVKKLKSPKTSPGPALSKEQVNSALELLSDWLCETCGSVSLATIEHRKFQAFLSQVGLPATNTLRREISGPRLDAKFSEAKAESEAKIRDAMFFQVASDGWKNMNWYSLCCGGENLVKFVVNLPNGTSVFQKALFTGGVVSSSYAEEVLWETVTGASGSVVQRCVGIVADKFKAKALRNLEAQNHWMVNTSCQLQGFISLIKDFNNEGFWNELEAVYSIVKVIRGMIQDIEAERPLIGRCLPLWEELRTKVKEWCSKYNIAEGPVEKLMCPGTNVSRAERRRFVLEGLMCPVFKTSIPLICHVGTPMSQVSIGEANSAFSVRSEGGSWTEGRIDLILRNVRDLNVFFNAQGRKCFRVKR